A portion of the Rhodococcus pseudokoreensis genome contains these proteins:
- a CDS encoding maleylpyruvate isomerase N-terminal domain-containing protein: protein MDGPAAHSFDSAARRFLEVSASATGHYDDPGLGEWSVRDLLGHTSRSLTTVETYLDVAGDDSDPADLADAVAYYLAIASALADTAGVAERGRAAGAALGEDPMAALTALVARVPERVRATPATALVRTPFGTMTLQGYLPTRTLELTVHTCDLAAALGVSADVPHDAVAETFAVIGGLAAAQGTASAALLALTGRLPLPAGYSVL from the coding sequence ATGGACGGCCCAGCTGCTCATTCCTTCGACAGTGCCGCCCGACGGTTCCTCGAAGTCAGCGCCTCCGCGACAGGTCACTATGACGACCCCGGTCTCGGTGAGTGGTCAGTGCGCGACCTACTGGGTCACACCAGCAGGTCGCTGACGACGGTGGAGACCTACCTCGACGTCGCCGGCGACGACTCCGACCCGGCAGACCTCGCTGATGCCGTTGCGTACTACCTGGCCATCGCCAGTGCCCTGGCTGACACCGCAGGGGTGGCGGAGCGGGGACGCGCCGCCGGCGCCGCGCTCGGGGAGGACCCGATGGCCGCGCTGACCGCGCTGGTTGCCCGGGTACCCGAGCGCGTCCGGGCCACTCCAGCCACCGCCCTGGTGCGCACACCATTCGGGACGATGACCTTGCAGGGCTACCTTCCAACCCGAACCCTCGAGCTGACGGTGCACACCTGCGATTTGGCAGCCGCCCTCGGCGTCAGCGCGGATGTCCCTCACGATGCAGTAGCCGAGACATTCGCCGTGATCGGTGGCCTGGCCGCAGCACAGGGAACGGCATCCGCGGCGCTGCTGGCCTTGACCGGCCGCCTTCCCCTGCCAGCGGGTTACTCGGTCCTCTGA
- a CDS encoding VOC family protein encodes MLLDGVNHIAWISKDAARLGRFYADVFDADVGPTRPHGREGGETMTVIRIGPHTELNIFVIDGNTEAERQTPMWGRGRIDHVGLQAASPEAFAMIRQRLIDAAASDGTINDFGSAQSIFFRDPDGLEGEVLIAVV; translated from the coding sequence ATGTTGCTCGACGGGGTCAACCATATTGCCTGGATCTCCAAGGACGCCGCCCGCCTGGGCAGGTTCTATGCCGACGTATTCGACGCCGACGTCGGGCCGACGCGGCCGCACGGCCGCGAAGGAGGAGAAACGATGACCGTGATCCGGATCGGCCCGCACACCGAGTTGAACATCTTCGTGATCGACGGCAACACCGAAGCCGAGCGTCAGACACCGATGTGGGGGCGAGGTCGCATCGACCACGTCGGTCTGCAAGCCGCCTCACCGGAAGCCTTCGCAATGATCCGGCAGCGGCTGATCGACGCGGCCGCCAGCGATGGAACCATCAACGACTTCGGTTCTGCACAGAGCATCTTCTTCCGGGACCCCGACGGACTCGAAGGGGAAGTGCTGATCGCCGTCGTTTGA
- a CDS encoding YtxH domain-containing protein — protein sequence MQKVLTFAAGAAVGFVLGTRSGRQTYEKMRHQSLELWHNPAVQEKVSGATETVKDKAPQVQHKVGELAKKATHHHHTETSSTTTPTNGAPLGDAATPAPAAPTPTEVEPTTAAPPTRGESAG from the coding sequence ATGCAGAAAGTGTTGACCTTCGCAGCGGGCGCGGCCGTGGGCTTCGTCCTGGGCACTCGATCCGGCCGGCAAACCTACGAGAAGATGAGGCATCAGTCCCTCGAACTCTGGCACAACCCTGCCGTCCAGGAGAAGGTGAGCGGCGCGACGGAAACGGTGAAGGACAAGGCGCCGCAGGTGCAGCACAAGGTCGGCGAACTGGCGAAGAAGGCCACTCACCACCACCACACCGAAACGAGTTCGACGACAACCCCCACAAACGGAGCGCCGCTGGGTGATGCTGCGACCCCGGCTCCGGCGGCACCAACTCCCACGGAGGTTGAACCCACCACCGCTGCTCCGCCGACGCGCGGCGAATCTGCGGGGTGA
- a CDS encoding NAD(P)/FAD-dependent oxidoreductase, translated as MAVAVIGGGIVGMSTAWSLRRRGEEVTVIERGSIGESASGVNAGWVTPSLSTPLASPGVVGLGLTHALDPNGALSIRPRLDTDWIRWLWKFARAARPSAYESGVRALLHLNRHTLELFDEFHDDGVDFEMHSAGLLALAQSADGLKWFSQLFDQLVPMGFPGRVEYLSGDEARQRDAAVGLGVQAAAHTSIDRHVNPESLLQGLHKRVTEMGVTVLQHTAVEAVTPAGTGWSIRLPDTSLDVDQVVVALGVATNTILAPLGFTLPIIGAKGYSIDIRGAGTSPRHALYLMEPKLGLSPYHDALRIAGAFELPARDERVPEQRIRNLVDQVHPYLAGWAPDARVDARAGRAGLRPATPDSLPFIGPVPGHHGLYIAAGHGMLGVTLAPATAEGIAEMITTRRIPEPMLPFQLAGRTR; from the coding sequence GTGGCTGTCGCAGTGATCGGCGGCGGGATCGTCGGAATGAGTACAGCGTGGAGCCTTCGCCGACGCGGCGAGGAGGTCACGGTCATCGAACGCGGTTCGATCGGCGAGTCGGCTTCGGGCGTCAATGCCGGTTGGGTCACCCCGTCACTGTCGACCCCCCTCGCCTCACCGGGCGTCGTCGGACTCGGCCTCACACACGCCCTCGACCCGAATGGTGCCTTGTCCATCCGGCCGCGTCTGGACACCGACTGGATCCGTTGGCTGTGGAAGTTCGCCCGCGCCGCCCGGCCTTCGGCGTACGAGAGCGGAGTCCGTGCACTGTTGCACCTCAACCGCCACACACTCGAGTTGTTCGACGAATTCCACGACGACGGTGTCGATTTCGAGATGCACTCGGCCGGCCTGCTCGCACTGGCACAATCCGCCGACGGCCTGAAATGGTTCAGCCAGTTGTTCGACCAACTGGTCCCGATGGGCTTCCCCGGTCGCGTCGAATACCTGTCCGGCGACGAAGCACGTCAACGCGACGCCGCCGTCGGCCTCGGAGTGCAGGCCGCCGCCCACACCTCGATCGACCGACACGTCAACCCGGAATCCCTGCTCCAAGGTCTGCACAAGAGAGTCACGGAAATGGGCGTCACCGTCCTCCAGCACACAGCCGTGGAGGCCGTCACCCCCGCAGGTACGGGCTGGTCGATACGACTTCCGGACACCTCCTTGGATGTCGACCAGGTAGTGGTAGCGCTCGGTGTCGCGACAAACACCATTCTCGCTCCTCTCGGCTTCACGTTGCCGATCATCGGAGCCAAGGGGTACTCGATCGACATCCGGGGAGCCGGGACGTCTCCACGCCACGCGCTGTACCTGATGGAACCCAAACTGGGCCTGAGCCCGTATCACGACGCCCTCCGCATCGCCGGCGCCTTCGAACTGCCTGCCCGCGATGAACGCGTCCCCGAACAGCGGATCCGGAACCTCGTGGACCAGGTACACCCGTACCTGGCCGGATGGGCCCCGGATGCACGAGTCGATGCCCGCGCCGGCCGGGCAGGATTACGGCCTGCCACACCGGACAGCCTGCCGTTCATCGGCCCGGTTCCCGGTCACCACGGCCTCTACATTGCTGCCGGACACGGCATGCTGGGCGTCACCCTGGCACCCGCCACAGCCGAGGGAATCGCCGAGATGATCACCACCCGCCGCATCCCCGAACCGATGCTCCCCTTCCAGTTGGCAGGACGCACCCGATGA
- a CDS encoding TetR/AcrR family transcriptional regulator, protein MAGRRGWGGSPPGSDEEASRRIVVAAVELISRKGTAISIADVAESLGVIRQTVYRYFPSTDSLLRAAAIAAVDGFLDRLTQHVAGIEDPAEAVVEAVIYTLNEAPRVPQLGIMLSGSHSHAEGITSDEALAFGMTMIQRFDVDWERHGYGEHALRELVEYQLRTMQSFFISPGNPPRSQDELRAYLRRWVGSAVAVTGSPASAG, encoded by the coding sequence ATGGCAGGCAGGCGTGGGTGGGGTGGCAGCCCACCCGGAAGTGACGAGGAAGCGTCCCGGCGAATCGTCGTCGCCGCGGTCGAGCTCATCAGCCGGAAAGGCACGGCGATCAGCATCGCCGACGTTGCGGAATCCCTCGGCGTCATCCGCCAGACGGTGTACCGGTACTTTCCCAGCACAGACTCCCTCTTACGAGCCGCAGCCATCGCCGCGGTCGACGGATTCCTCGACCGCCTGACGCAACACGTCGCCGGTATCGAGGATCCAGCAGAAGCTGTGGTCGAGGCCGTGATCTACACGCTCAACGAAGCGCCCCGCGTTCCGCAGCTCGGCATCATGCTGTCCGGTTCCCATTCCCACGCCGAGGGAATCACGTCCGACGAAGCCCTCGCCTTCGGAATGACGATGATCCAGCGCTTCGACGTCGACTGGGAGCGGCACGGCTACGGGGAGCACGCCTTGCGTGAGCTCGTCGAGTATCAGTTGCGGACGATGCAGTCGTTCTTCATCTCGCCGGGAAACCCGCCGCGTAGCCAGGACGAGCTGCGTGCTTATCTGCGCCGATGGGTGGGATCCGCGGTCGCCGTCACGGGGAGTCCGGCGTCCGCTGGGTGA
- a CDS encoding DUF7218 family protein, translated as MATKDSQPQLKDQDLYEELRDKGDSKEKAARISNAAADRGRENVGKSGGKSQSYDDWTVDELQKRAKELGLTGYSKLNKKELIDELRNH; from the coding sequence ATGGCAACCAAAGATTCGCAACCCCAACTCAAAGACCAGGACCTGTACGAGGAACTACGCGACAAGGGTGATTCCAAAGAGAAGGCGGCGCGCATCTCCAACGCGGCTGCCGATCGCGGGCGCGAGAACGTCGGAAAGTCGGGCGGGAAGTCGCAGTCCTACGACGACTGGACGGTCGACGAGCTCCAGAAGCGAGCCAAAGAACTCGGCTTGACCGGCTATTCGAAGCTGAACAAGAAGGAACTCATAGACGAGCTCCGCAATCACTGA
- a CDS encoding aromatic amino acid lyase yields MTVVIDTSDDLTLDNVARVAWMGEQCRISDRALAAIRSRRDEFVEFVEQNADRHLYGITTKHHVGAKSVLGADSRAEFATRLPSTPATVGPRLPERLARTIVLARLADVLNGTACLRVETVHRLIELLDSNLPPVPARGNGEPGDIIALGHLLRTRFDGTLEIGEGMALINGSPVAAAALGDAALAGRHRITVMEQVMALAAVAINAPAAHYAPELEAAWRDEHQAEALHNIRRLMETDDHSSELPYQAPVSFRSGPRVIGWARRAQAAAEECAEIALSASSNNPIFVGPTVHPPLGAILSNGGYHNSLVAPTLDSLARSWADTCQLITAQVNRIVEDPGGLVATEPESQVSLLYMTSAGWAEEARVAATTSLIGLGGAGQTDTGTPDLLAWRKAHDAGAALDNNLAVLGVVSSHALARKGQAVPHRLAVLSRQILQRFPVGSAPVDYGAHLESVVDLLARSRDAAAAPASEFANT; encoded by the coding sequence ATGACTGTAGTCATCGACACCAGTGACGACCTGACCCTCGACAATGTCGCGCGGGTGGCCTGGATGGGCGAGCAGTGCAGAATCAGTGACCGCGCACTGGCCGCCATCCGTTCCCGCCGAGACGAGTTCGTCGAGTTCGTCGAACAGAACGCGGATCGTCATCTCTACGGGATCACGACCAAGCATCATGTCGGCGCGAAATCCGTGCTCGGCGCCGACAGCCGCGCGGAGTTCGCAACCCGGCTGCCGTCGACTCCCGCCACGGTCGGCCCTCGACTGCCTGAACGCCTCGCTCGCACCATCGTCCTTGCACGGCTTGCTGATGTGCTGAACGGGACAGCGTGCCTGCGGGTGGAAACAGTGCACCGACTGATCGAACTACTCGACTCGAATCTTCCACCGGTTCCGGCCCGCGGAAACGGCGAGCCGGGCGACATCATCGCTTTGGGACACCTGCTCAGGACTCGGTTCGACGGAACTCTCGAGATCGGTGAGGGGATGGCCCTCATCAACGGTTCACCGGTGGCTGCGGCGGCCTTGGGGGACGCCGCACTGGCCGGGCGGCACCGAATCACCGTGATGGAACAGGTGATGGCGCTGGCCGCGGTCGCGATCAACGCCCCGGCAGCCCACTACGCCCCCGAACTCGAGGCCGCATGGCGCGACGAACACCAGGCTGAAGCCTTACACAACATCCGCCGGCTCATGGAGACCGACGACCACTCGTCCGAGCTCCCCTATCAGGCACCGGTGTCCTTCCGCAGTGGGCCCCGCGTCATCGGATGGGCACGCAGAGCGCAGGCCGCCGCCGAGGAATGCGCCGAGATCGCGCTCTCAGCCTCATCGAACAATCCCATCTTTGTCGGGCCGACAGTCCATCCGCCCCTCGGCGCAATCTTGTCGAACGGCGGTTATCACAACTCTCTCGTCGCTCCGACACTCGATTCTCTCGCTCGCTCCTGGGCAGATACCTGCCAGCTGATCACCGCTCAGGTCAATCGCATCGTCGAAGACCCGGGTGGACTCGTCGCCACCGAACCCGAATCCCAGGTCAGCTTGCTTTACATGACATCAGCAGGGTGGGCCGAGGAGGCCCGCGTCGCCGCCACGACATCACTGATCGGACTGGGCGGAGCAGGTCAAACCGACACCGGAACACCCGACCTGCTCGCCTGGCGGAAGGCGCACGATGCCGGTGCAGCACTCGACAACAACCTCGCCGTCCTCGGCGTCGTGTCGAGCCACGCACTCGCCCGCAAGGGACAGGCCGTGCCGCATCGGCTCGCAGTGCTCAGCCGGCAGATCCTTCAGCGATTTCCGGTTGGAAGCGCGCCCGTCGACTACGGCGCTCACCTCGAGTCGGTCGTCGACCTGCTCGCACGATCCCGAGACGCCGCGGCCGCACCCGCTTCGGAGTTCGCCAATACCTGA
- a CDS encoding wax ester/triacylglycerol synthase domain-containing protein has protein sequence MTREDPDRLSADDAHILGLESAVISGHTLKLVVLEPSPGPLDLGALRTAVAERLSSEPRATQRIDASGPEPRWTAATAFDISDQIRRREEPCATRADLWRAVSTLMSEHLDHERPLWTFDLIGPLDDGREAIAVRIHHAMADGIGAVRFLHDVLWDRHAEPAPHGSRPGVRADSGQRSRVDEVLRLPAAVHRELGHRGSRSPFDRPISAARELAFTVAPLSELKAIGASRPTRATVNDVLLGIVAGGLRSWLSAGDAALPRLRAQVPVSLHHRSEGAEVGNRDSFLNIDLPLAEADPLIRLDRISAETSKRKHLDDADELFDLFHALGRVKRVGAAVQRLAGSAREFSLAISNVPGPRVPVSVSGRRVERLFSSSEPAVHHALRISAISCAGIVGIGLCTDPEALPDVARLALAMEDSYAELRDAASTP, from the coding sequence GTGACCCGCGAGGATCCCGATCGGCTCTCCGCCGACGATGCCCATATTCTGGGGCTCGAATCGGCGGTGATATCCGGTCACACCCTGAAGCTGGTGGTTCTCGAACCGAGCCCCGGCCCGCTGGACCTCGGGGCCCTGCGAACCGCGGTGGCGGAGCGCCTTTCGAGCGAGCCGCGCGCGACGCAGCGGATCGACGCCTCGGGTCCGGAGCCGCGCTGGACCGCGGCGACCGCCTTCGATATCAGCGACCAAATTCGGCGCCGGGAAGAGCCGTGTGCCACGCGGGCCGATCTGTGGCGGGCCGTCAGCACGCTGATGTCCGAGCACCTCGATCACGAGCGGCCGCTGTGGACGTTCGATCTGATCGGCCCACTCGACGACGGGCGCGAGGCGATCGCCGTCCGGATCCATCACGCGATGGCCGACGGGATCGGCGCCGTGCGCTTCCTGCACGACGTGCTCTGGGATCGACACGCCGAACCGGCCCCGCACGGGTCGCGTCCGGGTGTTCGCGCCGATTCGGGGCAGCGTTCGCGAGTCGACGAGGTGCTGCGGCTGCCCGCGGCCGTGCATCGTGAACTGGGCCATCGCGGCTCACGCTCGCCCTTCGACCGTCCGATCAGTGCCGCGCGCGAACTCGCGTTCACCGTCGCCCCGCTCTCGGAGCTGAAAGCAATAGGCGCCTCGCGCCCCACCCGCGCAACCGTCAACGACGTACTTCTGGGGATCGTCGCAGGGGGCCTGCGCAGCTGGCTCTCGGCCGGCGACGCTGCGCTGCCGCGTCTGCGTGCTCAGGTTCCGGTCAGCCTTCACCACCGGAGCGAGGGAGCGGAGGTCGGAAACCGCGATTCATTCCTGAACATCGATTTGCCGCTCGCCGAGGCTGATCCGCTCATCCGACTCGACCGGATCAGCGCCGAGACCAGCAAGCGCAAGCACCTCGACGACGCCGACGAGCTCTTCGATCTCTTCCACGCTCTCGGACGCGTGAAGCGCGTCGGGGCGGCAGTGCAACGACTCGCGGGCAGCGCGCGCGAGTTCAGCCTCGCGATCTCGAACGTTCCCGGCCCGCGCGTGCCGGTGAGTGTGTCCGGACGCCGGGTGGAGCGGCTCTTCTCGTCCTCGGAGCCCGCCGTTCACCACGCGTTGCGGATCTCGGCGATTTCCTGCGCCGGGATCGTCGGAATCGGGCTCTGCACCGACCCCGAGGCGCTGCCCGATGTTGCCCGGCTGGCGCTGGCGATGGAAGATTCGTACGCCGAATTGCGTGACGCGGCGTCGACGCCTTGA
- a CDS encoding metal-dependent hydrolase gives MSDLHPRKMDFAFEEQDVPFLWNPDNPAWSSMSNAISFLAIGFEKMIVKAIMQAKPLMTDPEVAAEAVAFMRQEGHHSTAHRQHVKALIRRYPGLQNTLDAVIGEFDLLTEATSLNYRLAYTADLEATFTPVFKLMLDNDATLFRPGDDRVASLFIWHFVEEVEHRSSALVIFNSLVGDELYRMRMAPSIFTHVMKVVRIACAGFNQHVPLRERKVDSMSMFATHRIKQKLLTAFAPYLSKGIMPRAFDDLPRGEQLTALAGVVRSQMPKHNPTHEKLPALADEWFTRYDAGYDCTRWYTAESGERRTEPAAAVVN, from the coding sequence ATGTCCGACCTACATCCCAGAAAGATGGATTTCGCGTTCGAGGAACAGGACGTCCCGTTCCTCTGGAACCCCGACAACCCCGCCTGGTCGAGCATGTCGAACGCGATCTCGTTCCTGGCCATCGGTTTCGAGAAGATGATCGTCAAGGCGATCATGCAGGCCAAACCGTTGATGACCGATCCCGAGGTCGCAGCGGAGGCCGTGGCGTTCATGCGTCAGGAGGGCCACCACTCGACCGCGCATCGACAGCACGTCAAGGCCCTGATCAGGCGGTATCCGGGACTTCAGAACACCCTCGACGCGGTGATCGGCGAGTTCGACCTCCTCACCGAGGCGACCAGCCTGAACTACCGACTCGCCTACACCGCCGATCTGGAGGCGACGTTCACGCCGGTATTCAAGCTGATGCTCGACAACGACGCGACCCTCTTCCGGCCGGGCGACGACCGGGTTGCGTCCCTGTTCATCTGGCACTTCGTCGAAGAGGTCGAACACCGTAGCTCAGCGCTGGTGATCTTCAATTCCCTTGTCGGAGATGAGCTGTACCGGATGAGGATGGCGCCGTCGATCTTCACGCATGTGATGAAGGTCGTCCGGATCGCCTGCGCGGGGTTCAACCAGCACGTCCCGCTGAGGGAGCGGAAGGTCGATTCGATGTCGATGTTCGCGACGCACCGCATTAAGCAGAAACTGCTGACTGCGTTCGCGCCCTACCTGAGCAAGGGGATCATGCCGCGCGCGTTCGACGACCTCCCCCGCGGAGAACAACTCACCGCTCTCGCCGGCGTCGTCCGCAGTCAGATGCCGAAACACAACCCGACGCACGAGAAGCTGCCCGCGCTCGCCGACGAGTGGTTCACCCGCTACGACGCCGGCTACGACTGCACCCGCTGGTACACCGCCGAGTCGGGTGAGCGCCGGACCGAGCCCGCGGCGGCGGTGGTCAACTGA
- a CDS encoding MFS transporter has product MATHALDDAKLSRFHLKTTLYGNGGHLCDGYILGAIVPALPLFAQSHPVSSLMSGLIGASALIGVFLGSLLFGWVTDRIGRRRMFVIDLALFVVLSLAQIAVTGAVMLLVLRVLLGIAVGADYTIATTLVAEFAPRKYRATLLAVGPAMWTIGYVLAIVVGTAIAEFGGDGAWRWILATSAVPALILLILRRNTPESPRWLARNGRADEGLAILRKHVSPTATLADLADEEEEDESAGSLREVFAEQHRKRLAFACLFWFCQVVPYFAVFTFLPTILESLDIDSGFWQTTSVNLFLLIGGAVGIVTIGKIGRRPYTLVSFALLTASTLAIGLWQSAPAGYVIALFALFALISSAMAALDTVYPSELFPTSIRASATGICVSFSRIGAAIGTLLLPMGIDHFGAHGVTLMTGVVAGLGLLISIAWAPETAGLPLAQAAGDTEEGPGKSPTGNPDRSSSFASQQ; this is encoded by the coding sequence GTGGCCACACACGCTCTCGACGACGCGAAGCTATCGCGGTTTCATCTGAAAACGACGCTCTACGGAAATGGCGGACACCTCTGCGACGGCTACATCCTCGGCGCCATCGTTCCCGCACTCCCCCTCTTCGCCCAGTCTCATCCAGTCAGTTCATTGATGAGCGGCCTGATCGGTGCCTCCGCACTGATCGGCGTGTTCCTGGGGAGCCTGTTGTTCGGCTGGGTCACCGACAGGATCGGACGCCGCCGCATGTTCGTCATCGACCTGGCATTGTTCGTCGTCCTCTCCCTCGCGCAAATCGCGGTCACAGGCGCCGTGATGTTGCTCGTTCTCCGCGTTCTGCTGGGGATTGCGGTCGGTGCCGACTACACGATCGCCACGACCTTGGTGGCCGAGTTCGCACCACGCAAGTACCGCGCCACCCTGCTCGCAGTGGGGCCGGCGATGTGGACTATCGGGTACGTCCTCGCAATTGTCGTCGGAACGGCGATTGCCGAGTTCGGTGGTGACGGCGCCTGGCGCTGGATCCTCGCAACCAGCGCGGTTCCTGCGCTCATACTGCTCATCCTGCGCCGGAACACCCCCGAGTCGCCGCGGTGGCTCGCTCGGAACGGACGGGCGGACGAAGGCCTGGCAATTCTGCGGAAGCATGTCTCCCCCACCGCGACCCTCGCCGACCTCGCCGACGAGGAAGAAGAAGACGAATCGGCTGGATCGCTGCGCGAGGTGTTCGCCGAACAGCACCGCAAGCGACTGGCATTCGCATGCCTGTTCTGGTTCTGCCAGGTCGTTCCCTATTTCGCGGTCTTCACCTTCCTGCCCACCATCCTCGAGTCACTCGACATCGACTCCGGCTTCTGGCAGACCACGAGCGTCAACCTCTTCCTTCTGATCGGCGGCGCCGTCGGCATCGTCACGATAGGCAAGATCGGTCGACGCCCCTACACCCTGGTCTCCTTCGCACTGCTGACCGCATCGACACTCGCAATCGGCCTGTGGCAGAGCGCCCCCGCAGGCTATGTCATCGCCCTTTTCGCCCTCTTCGCCCTCATTTCTTCGGCGATGGCCGCGCTCGACACCGTCTATCCCAGCGAACTGTTCCCCACCAGCATCCGCGCATCGGCGACCGGAATCTGCGTGTCCTTCAGCCGAATCGGCGCAGCGATCGGCACGCTTCTACTGCCGATGGGAATCGATCACTTCGGGGCACACGGCGTCACGCTGATGACCGGTGTGGTTGCAGGCCTCGGACTCCTCATCAGCATCGCCTGGGCACCGGAAACCGCGGGCCTACCCCTCGCCCAGGCCGCAGGTGACACCGAGGAAGGACCCGGAAAGTCACCCACCGGCAACCCGGACCGCAGCTCATCGTTCGCATCTCAGCAGTAA
- a CDS encoding PucR family transcriptional regulator produces MNDVQQYADSLADQLNRSIEIDDCGLKPLALTEQHGDLDDVRVRSILQRHSSPEVFEYAFSLDIAHATGPVRFPANPALQTLPRVCIPMRAHGELHGYLWLIDSPPLTDPDITAATSTAGTIAELLHQQSESTATALDREARLVSALLAPPREGRPSAELLGNEPLLEFAEPASVLTTRFAPIGDSGETLDTRALRGATQEVAYARPMGHSLLGHGDDTIHLIVSAEVHGDRLRPFRHALTNAARRRGWMLRGTGVGAAASDLDDLRRSGMQSSYAASIAHARKVEQLSWNELGADLVFYGLPWTTDTLEILFPGASRLFDADNSLIRESLDAYFDCGGDTRRAAAQLAVHRTTLYYRLDRAQQLLGEDWAQGERRAGLQLALRLAMLIRNT; encoded by the coding sequence ATGAACGATGTCCAGCAGTACGCAGACAGTCTCGCGGATCAGCTGAACCGCTCGATCGAAATCGACGACTGCGGTCTCAAACCGCTGGCGTTGACCGAGCAGCACGGTGACCTCGACGACGTCCGTGTCCGGTCGATCCTCCAGCGACACTCCTCCCCGGAGGTGTTCGAATACGCCTTCTCGCTCGATATCGCCCACGCCACCGGCCCCGTCCGGTTTCCCGCGAATCCGGCGTTGCAGACGTTGCCTCGGGTCTGCATACCGATGCGAGCGCACGGGGAACTCCACGGATATCTGTGGCTGATCGACAGCCCTCCGCTCACAGATCCCGACATCACCGCAGCGACCAGCACAGCAGGCACGATCGCAGAACTGCTTCACCAGCAGTCGGAGTCGACAGCCACTGCGCTGGATCGGGAAGCTCGACTCGTCAGCGCCCTGCTGGCGCCACCGCGTGAGGGCAGACCGTCGGCGGAGCTCCTGGGCAATGAACCTCTCCTCGAATTCGCCGAGCCCGCGAGTGTGCTCACCACGCGGTTTGCGCCGATCGGTGACAGCGGCGAGACGCTGGACACCCGAGCACTGCGCGGTGCTACCCAGGAAGTGGCGTATGCGCGACCGATGGGCCATTCCCTCCTCGGGCATGGCGACGACACAATCCACCTGATCGTCAGTGCAGAGGTCCACGGCGATCGCCTTCGTCCGTTCCGCCACGCACTGACGAACGCGGCCCGGCGACGCGGGTGGATGCTGCGCGGAACCGGCGTCGGAGCGGCTGCATCCGATCTCGATGACCTGCGACGATCGGGAATGCAATCCAGCTACGCGGCATCCATTGCACATGCACGGAAAGTCGAGCAGTTGAGCTGGAACGAGCTCGGAGCCGACCTCGTGTTCTATGGACTGCCGTGGACCACTGACACCCTGGAGATTCTGTTTCCGGGCGCATCTCGTCTGTTCGACGCGGACAACTCACTGATTCGCGAAAGTCTGGATGCGTATTTCGACTGCGGCGGTGACACCCGCCGCGCAGCCGCCCAGCTAGCGGTGCACCGCACCACCCTCTACTACCGCCTCGACCGTGCTCAGCAGCTCCTCGGAGAGGATTGGGCGCAGGGCGAGCGTCGGGCCGGACTTCAGCTCGCCCTCAGATTGGCGATGCTGATCCGCAACACCTGA
- a CDS encoding cupin domain-containing protein: protein MGATDPPPLVVVPPGTGKTGDLGPIGVEFKLWGRDTGGVLSVVEHPFPVGALVPPHLHTREDEFSIVTQGVIGFRSGDREAVLESGGYITKPRGEMHAMWNAGTEPARMIEIISPAGFEHCFLEMSELIAAGTPDVTQIAAIAERYGLEFGEPDWLPDIIARYDLTPP from the coding sequence GTGGGCGCAACCGATCCCCCGCCGCTGGTCGTCGTGCCGCCGGGGACCGGGAAGACCGGCGACCTGGGCCCGATCGGGGTCGAATTCAAGCTCTGGGGACGTGACACCGGTGGGGTGTTATCGGTCGTCGAGCACCCATTCCCGGTCGGTGCGCTGGTGCCGCCGCATCTCCATACGCGGGAGGACGAATTCTCGATAGTTACTCAGGGTGTGATCGGATTCCGCTCCGGCGATCGGGAGGCCGTTCTCGAATCCGGTGGATACATCACCAAGCCCCGAGGCGAGATGCACGCCATGTGGAACGCCGGCACCGAACCCGCTCGCATGATCGAGATCATCAGTCCGGCCGGCTTCGAACATTGCTTCCTGGAAATGTCCGAACTGATCGCCGCCGGCACACCTGATGTCACCCAGATCGCCGCGATTGCCGAGCGTTACGGACTGGAATTCGGCGAACCCGACTGGTTGCCCGACATAATCGCCCGGTACGACCTGACACCGCCGTGA